A window of Pectinophora gossypiella chromosome 12, ilPecGoss1.1, whole genome shotgun sequence contains these coding sequences:
- the LOC126371333 gene encoding ubiquitin domain-containing protein 1, with protein MGGCIGITRRGSGPIEESSGTVSRPNSGGLRKNQSLCHETIRWKSEVPLTEGQLRSKRDEFWDTAPAFEGRKEIWDALRAAAVAAEAMDFQLAQAILDGASVSVPNGYLTECYDEWGTRYQVPIYCLSPPINMVLETAGRDSPAECSEPVCGGAERALRLRLSHSCRDVDLAVLERHTIAQCKNKLHAQENISPWRQRWFYGGKLLADRLLVEEANITPGYIVQVIVSTEPQPPS; from the exons ATGGGTGGCTGCATCGGAATCACAAGGAGAGGAAGTGGGCCTATAGAGGAATCATCAGGGACGGTGTCGCGGCCTAATTCAG GGGGGCTCCGCAAGAACCAGTCGCTGTGCCACGAGACCATCCGGTGGAAGTCGGAGGTGCCGCTAACGGAGGGCCAGTTAAGGAGCAAGCGGGATGAATTCTGGGACACAGCACCGGCCTTCGAAGGCCGCAAGGAAATCTGGGATGCGCTACGGGCGGCGGCCGTCGCGGCCGAGGCCATGGACTTTCAGCTGGCGCAGGCCATCCTCGATGGTGCCAGTGTCTCAGTGCCCAATGGATACCTCACAGAGTGCTATGACGAATGGGGGACCAGATATCAG GTGCCGATCTACTGCCTGTCGCCGCCCATCAACATGGTGCTGGAGACGGCGGGGCGCGACTCCCCCGCGGAGTGTTCGGAGCCGGTGTGCGGCGGCGCCGAGCGCGCGCTGCGCCTGCGGCTGAGCCACTCGTGCAGAGACGTCGACCTCGCCGTGCTCGAGCGACACACCATCGCGCAGTGCAAGAATAAACTACAT GCGCAAGAAAACATCTCCCCGTGGCGGCAGCGCTGGTTCTACGGCGGCAAGCTGCTAGCCGACCGCCTGCTGGTAGAGGAAGCCAACATCACGCCCGGGTACATCGTGCAG GTGATCGTGAGCACGGAGCCGCAGCCGCCGAGCTAG
- the LOC126371363 gene encoding prefoldin subunit 2: protein MAKPAPKAGKKTNEEIFAGFQNLRAEQRQLANKISELEMDLNEHKIVIETLKGVDTSRKCFRMIGGVLVERTVAEVLPELESNRERLPAALEALHKQLSEKGQEINEYIETHDIRVQRGDRAPSEAPEQPAAKSNVLVASN, encoded by the exons ATGGCTAAACCCGCTCCAAAAGCTGGCAAGAAAACTAATGAAGAGATCTTCGCGGGATTTCAGAATCTTCGTGCGGAACAAAGACAGCTCGCAAATAAAATATCTGAATTGGAAATGGACCTAAATGAACACAA GATAGTAATAGAGACCCTCAAAGGCGTAGACACGAGTCGCAAATGTTTTCGAATGATCGGCGGGGTGCTGGTGGAGCGCACGGTTGCAGAGGTACTGCCAGAGTTGGAGAGCAACCGGGAGCGGCTGCCAGCCGCTCTGGAGGCGCTTCACAAACAATTGTCAGAGAAGGGCCAAGAGATTAATGAGTACATAGAGACACACGACATCAGGGTACAGCGCGGCGACCGCGCGCCCTCCGAGGCGCCCGAACAACCTGCGGCCAAGTCCAATGTGCTGGTTGCCAGTAACTGA